The segment GCTGCGCCAGACCGTCCGTTGCAGCGTCCACCGACCTTCGGGCGCGCCTCCAGGCTCCACTGCCCGAACAGGGAACGTCGCACAGAACCACATCGTAGGGCCCGCGTGGTTCTTCAACCTGCATCTCCCGTGTGCCTGCCCGTTCAGCGCGTTGTGGCAAGTCGCGCATGCGCGCGGGATTGGCGCCATGAGTCTCGACAGGTCCCGCTTAGTCTCGCGGCCATGGCCTGTGCCTTGCCGCCACCGCCTGCGATATATGGGCCGATCATGCGTTGCATACCTGAGCTATGCCCTATCTGTTCATTCCCGGCTTTTTGTGGATCGGTACTATGATGAATTTCCCGGCTCGGAAGTCCAGATTTTGCAGATGTATTCGTATGCCGTGAGGCTGCCGAGTATCTTGAGCCGCGGGCATAGTTGTAGGCTGTCATGAAGTTGGCGAGATGGGTTCGCAGCTTAGCGTGGATATCGCAATGAAAGCGTTTGACATTTGCGTCCTTGATCGTGCGATTCATCCGTTCGACCCGCTGCCCTCTCGGCGATTGCAAGCAATCGCCGAGAGGGGGACCGTTGGTCCGCGGATGGTTCGGTTTCGCCGGGCGGTGCTCGTTCCCATTGGCCTCGCAGATCATGTCGAAACGCATTGGCCGAGAATAGATAATGTTGCGGTTCCGGGGTTGCTTGGCGAACTGAATGCCGTTGTCCGTGAGAATGGTGTGGAGCTGATAGGGTACGGCCTCGAGTATGTGCTGCAGGAATTCCCAGGCAGTGCGCCTGTCGGCCTTATTTACGAGTTGGGTAACGGCGAACTTGCTGGTGCGGTCAATGCCGACAAAGAGATAGAGCTTGCCTTCCGCAGTCTGCACTTCGCCAATGTCCTTTCTCGTGCACGTGAACATGCACTGCCGGGCAGTGGATGTGAAAGAACCCGATCGGGTAGCGTTTGAATTTCTGACGCTTTGGCTTGTCTCCCTCAATGTCCGGCAGACGCGATATGCCGTGTCGGTGCAGGCACCAATTAAGGGCTGAGCGTCAACCTCTCGGAACATTTCCTGCGGAAATACCCTGCCGGGCAGTGGATCGCTGTATTGCAACTCTGACGGCGTACATGCCCTCTCATGGTTTGCTTTGCAAACCACTGCCGGGTGGACAGTACGTGGCGCTTGACCTGCTCCCCATTGTGTCCGCTAATTTAGGTTAGCTCTGTTCAGATTTTGGTCGTCTTTTGATCGGTTAGCATATTCTGCTGGCGTCAGGCCAGCGAGGCTTGTGTGCGGGCGGTGATGGTTAAAGTCATTGCGCCACGCTGTGATCAGACTGCGTGCATGCCGCAGGTTGTCGAACAGGTGTTCGTTCAAACACTCGGCCTTATGTATCAAACGCACCAACAATATATCTGAACAATTCGGCGCTGTGAATCCATAATGGGGTATGGAACTTGTCACACAAACCCTAGAGCGCAAACGGGCTGAGATAATCGGGGCTATTAAGAAGCATGAGGCACAGATAGCGCAGGCCAAGCATGACCTAGCGCACATCAACGCGACCTTGAAGATCATTGGGGAACCGCAGGGGCGTGGGTACATCGTGTCGCAGGGCTTCTTTGCCAAGGGCGAGATTGCTGCGGTCTGCCAGGGTCACCTTATTGACGGGCCGCTGAACACCCGTGAACTGGCAGAGCGTGTGATGGGCGAAAAGGGCTTGGACGTATCAGACACCCCATTGCGCAACTCTGTCGTCTACAAGGTCGTGCAGGCGCTCAGACACGCGCGCAGGCGCAATGCCGTGCGGATGCTAGAGAAGCGTGGCGGGCTATGCGTGTGGGGCGCGATATAGGGCATGTTGTGCAGGACTTCGGGCCAGATGGGTGTTTGTGGATGCTGGCCCCCGATGGACCAGCATCCTGAGTCAATTTGTCGTCTTGCCCTATGCTGCTTCCTTACAAGCGCATACGAAAAGACGATCCTCGTTGCGGAGAGTGGAGAGAAGGCGGTCACGAAGCTGAGCCGCTGACCCAGCGTAATCAACCCACCATACTGTTTCGAGAACCCTGCCCGCTTTTGAAGAAATCGAGCGGATCAGATCATCCATCTCTTTGTGAGACGGAGTTGGGCCGTTGAGATCGTAAGAGAGAAGATAACTTGCCATGAGATGAATCTCCTTTGTTGGCGTTAGATTGACGCCAACAGGAGACTTGACCGTGCTGCTCACCCGTGTAAAAAGAAGGGGTGATCACAAACTCTAGCCCCTGATGGCTAGTTCGAAATAGAGGCGGCAGGGCCACTAACCCCGACCGCCTCAATTTTTCGTTGATCATGAATCATTTAGCTGGTCTAGTGGTGTTCCCCTTTCACCCCTACCATCTGTTGTGCCTCAAGCCGCCCGCTGCCAATAGCCCTTCCAGTTGCGCGACACTGGCGAACCCATCGCGTTCTACACCACGATCTGCGCCAGTGTGCCGTTGTCGGTGCGGCGGTTATCTTCCAACCATGCGGCGTGGTTTGCATACTGGTAAAGGTATTGAGGCGACACATGGTGGTGCTGGCCCTCAACCATGCGGCGCAGGCGGCTAAAGAAGCTTTCAACCATGTTGGTGTGTTTGCCGTGGTCGCTGTAAATCTCGGAGTGGTTCACGCGGTCAACGTAGTGGCCCAAGTGCAATTCATCCCAATGGTTGGCTTCATCCGCTGACATGGTGGACAGGCGCGACACGTTCTCGTTTGCCAGTGCTACACCTTCGCCCTCGGACATGCCCACGAATGGCAGTGTACGGCCCTCACGCTCACGCAGGGCAATTACAACGCGGCGCTTGCCTGTCTGGTGTTCTTTCTTGCGGCGATCAACACGATCCACCTTGGCGTTTTCAGGGCGGATATGGCCTCCGAAATACGCACCGTCAATTTCAACATGGCCCTCCAGCACTTCGCCGGTGTGGACTTCCCGCGCCATTGCTTCGCGCAGTTTATGGGCCAGTACAAAGGCTGTCTTGTACTGGCAATCAAGGTCACGGCTCAGTTGAACCATGCTCACGCCCTTGGAGGCGTTCACGATGATGCAGATCGCCGCCCACAGGTCCACAAAGTCCATCTTGCGTGATGCAAAGATTGTGCCGGACGTGACGCTAAACTGGTGGTGACATGCCTTGCACTTGAACTTGCGGCGGGTGGTGATCTTGTAGGCTTCATCAAAACCGCAGCATGGGCAAACAGCTTCGCCATTTGTCTCAGGCCAGCGCATCTCGCAAAACGTCTCATAGGCCGCATCTTCGCCAGCTTTGTAAATCGAACGCAGAGAGAGCGTCCGAGATGCTGCTGAAAGAAGGAAGTGTTGGGTCATTGTCATCATATCCAGTGCTGTTGCACTAAATGTGGATACATCATGCACTCTTGTCAAGTGCTTTAGCACCATATATAATGACGAAAATATTATGGAGGGTGACATGGTAGACCGTACAGACTGGGAAGAAATGGCGAAGGGGTTGCTTCGGGCTGAAATGGCTCGGCGCGGAACAACATACGCTCAGCTTGTCGAAAAGCTGGCGGCTATCGGAGTTGAAGACAACGAGAGGAATTTACGCAATAAGGTCAGCAGGGGAAAATTTACCGCAGGATTCCTTTTACAATGCCTTTACGCTCTTGGATGTTCAAAATTGCAGCTGGATTAGTGTGCTTGGCTTTAATTGGATATGCTGGAAAGTATTCGTGGGACCAGTTTTCAGCCTACCAAGAGGATAAATCCGACGAACGCATATCCGCATCCCATGATGATGAGTATGCCACCCAACATCGCCCAAGTTCCTGCGGGGCCGTCATGCTCGAAGCTAGCCTCCTTGATGGCCTTGCTTGTTTGGCCGACAATATAACTGCCAGAGGCGGCGGCAAGCAGGCCGATTATGATTTGAAAGCCCAGCAAGATATGGCGGTATGGGCGTTTGGGATGCTTATTATCACCGTCTGGCTTGCTGTTATCACATTTTTTGGTGTTTTCTTTGTCTGGCGAACCCTCAAGTCTACTCAAGACATGGCTAGGGTAACCCGTGACATCGGGAACCAGCAGACAAAAGCGGCTATACAAACTGTCGAGCAAGGACGAAAAGCCAACGACATCACGAGAGAGGCTATGCAGTCTGCAAACCGGCCCTTTATCGTCGTGATCCAAAAATTCTCTAATGAAAATGAATGGAGACACGGGAAAGAATCCGGTAGTTGGGAAGTTGAACTTCGGAATTACGGGAACGGTCCTGCTATCTTGCTTGATGCCCATTGGCAAACATGGGTTGGCCCGAACGAAGAAACTCCAGAGAACCGAAAAAACAAATTGTTGTCCAAGGGATTCGCTGGGTCTGTCGATGATGACATCATCCACCTGGGCAAATCTATCTCCAAAACTGTGTCGATCCAGAGGCTTGGAGAAGGCCAATTCCCACAAGGCGGCTCTGGAAACCAGATTACTATGGCGCTCCAAGACGGGAAGATTTTCGGCTGGCTTGATGTTTCCGTCGTCTATGAGAGCCTGTACGGAACCAAGCATGAGACCAGAGCGCTTTTCCGCATAGAGAA is part of the Puniceibacterium sp. IMCC21224 genome and harbors:
- a CDS encoding IS1595 family transposase yields the protein MTQHFLLSAASRTLSLRSIYKAGEDAAYETFCEMRWPETNGEAVCPCCGFDEAYKITTRRKFKCKACHHQFSVTSGTIFASRKMDFVDLWAAICIIVNASKGVSMVQLSRDLDCQYKTAFVLAHKLREAMAREVHTGEVLEGHVEIDGAYFGGHIRPENAKVDRVDRRKKEHQTGKRRVVIALREREGRTLPFVGMSEGEGVALANENVSRLSTMSADEANHWDELHLGHYVDRVNHSEIYSDHGKHTNMVESFFSRLRRMVEGQHHHVSPQYLYQYANHAAWLEDNRRTDNGTLAQIVV
- a CDS encoding DUF6471 domain-containing protein; amino-acid sequence: MVDRTDWEEMAKGLLRAEMARRGTTYAQLVEKLAAIGVEDNERNLRNKVSRGKFTAGFLLQCLYALGCSKLQLD